The following proteins are co-located in the Neodiprion virginianus isolate iyNeoVirg1 chromosome 6, iyNeoVirg1.1, whole genome shotgun sequence genome:
- the LOC124307853 gene encoding agrin yields the protein MKVTLAFVLLCACVVYAFPSDKDPKAAPPKEAQDPKQVKDPATASKEVKDAIKNAKDAKKTKKECAKNCPQQYDPVCAHLPTDVNVKPITFGSQCAMEVHNCESGAKLVVKNKGECAGAGGVRLS from the exons ATGAAGGTCACCCTTGCATTCG TTCTATTGTGCGCCTGCGTCGTCTACGCATTCCCTTCGGACAAGGACCCCAAGGCGGCACCTCCCAAGGAGGCACAGGACCCCAAACAGGTCAAGGACCCTGCCACCGCCTCCAAGGAGGTTAAGGACGCCATCAAGAACGCTAAGGACGCCAAGAAGACCAAGAAGGAGTGCGCCAAGAACTGCCCACAGCAATATGATCCCGTTTGCGCTCACCTTCCTACCGATGTTAACGTCAAGCCGATCACCTTTGGAAGCCAGTGCGCCATGGAAGTCCACAACTGCGAGTCTGGAGCAA AACTGGTGGTGAAGAACAAGGGAGAATGCGCTGGAGCTGGCGGCGTCAGGCTGTCATAA
- the LOC124307855 gene encoding cilia- and flagella-associated protein 43-like codes for MFAIAERHPNPRVLIFAYPNLDKISTCSDGAPNGFLSSAFSGTEYLVTLSSFPQFDIILWQWRTGEKMAVRSTSVSDPKQLIKCSSMAPYTIVQLGSTSGRLVVHEISVCSRIASLLPTEIKQVDERIVSVSWTLDGNLLVSDTLGSVWLMTSDGRRRNMIIRSDLTPAHVAGRKTPMVVAVQGGILVVNANSRIRFYRRSSSEHRQSDVVWESRWELRAPSHPTKATVHWQRNSVIFYGERGDFWEIPLDDYSKAPVLDLKYSHGSGYLVIAWAYPGAQMITSFDKFGQLNAFEPATGICTGKLSLKDEGQVLCVVSHPDIPIIAMTTDAGKCLLISLYRVADPVLLTSFHLHEQPLDNVKFSYCGGLLGVASSRSGDFFLIKGEPGSQMYVQSYLETRKQAVDFLLYEDADGGARLLVLVVTSTAATVGDMIIVYTRKPGENLFAEEKYAVELLNAFKSLNYGPRHSSDVIGAPYLSRQLHRLEIQSDFKGIRLIQALPSGHQLRNPWVYTDRHHVVTAGYDGLVIVRDGVNLEKVIAMFAPHHRQEGGTRMAIASPCGSMILSLGRNGTLVVTELSYREPNARVLNKANVKLDSSETQRMFSKPTWGFVPEDIEDEGKSWVACQEAIKDRTEKRLSIAARNAIMNDFEKLKAQVKALLDANEKADPKEQLPVLEFDLDKKGRELKIQNAAKDREELKVWTEKQILEEERVVSFVLKTCWKPMMVQARSIRAIFGDTCVDNYPLALKNGDQEKEHKWAHYAKTLSLEISNLDPPSGSAQREKTVSVFELSNEVGDDAENEVHRVRRTEALAMTGTTTHRWVARDPIHFNQLQTYNYIQGAMECVFIREEIDKLKIHFNKLFDEMMSTKEQQMTEIAQRISKLRHVANELLTMFRLNCKAEIMPDPVWDQTEKPETIIVVTDEEISVRPYMTPEEKKIQEMERFQEEERQLELMADDFREKTLMETMDGLLEVKWEDDVKKDVPKPLCLLEKDPAHYTEEEVKEIMAYEDKVQKLNIERDRYRELLEEEFRQTTSSIEESIKVFNEKLDAFSVEKVKLESAILQETLRLLRSKWRDLEKTRRMEKILDLKDNELIPATRYSQELMDELATLEVAVADLRNRYEALCKREKTMDDKFRGEFVDLKPPIVEHLARHYKKRPKAGKTCTCTSITFLTEIGRCVITGDSPEVLPSESIEFLKGLHRLDIMPSNLPPQIDGNHWSYLCKLRRTKIETEIRVKCCAVELAEAEQTVALYQRMIVTNQNRIVQLKEALREHRVSRQRFVEDMEVQLVLKMGQVEVPVLLGKVSDFAEAVLVPAEEVNAVNVAIMKEGRLKLSAMKRTMSFRRIIVCKEWRHAYMCKSLEDLKAEVKVLEDVKVTKEIQEYTRKFATNALKDKDVKITFERDIESLNQWYRRMVEAERNNLEKIRTTIKYRRRENVRLDAMIERISLANARDSAHVKKEAMDKENKFTKDRMEAIMKRTRLVKDVQDSYNELLVLQSELELLRLKTYPTLRFKSEGRKELATSTTRSARMNR; via the exons ATGTTCGCGATAGCAGAGAGACATCCGAATCCCAGAGTTTTGATCTTCGCATACCCGAATCTAGACAAAATTTCCACCTGCAGCGACGGCGCTCCGAACGGATTTCTGTCGAGTGCATTTTCAGGCACGGAATACCTCGTCACTCTCTCGTCCTTTCCTCAGTTCGATATCATCCTCTGGCAGTGGAGAACTGGCGAAAAGATGGCCGTGAGGAGCACGAGTGTCTCAGACCCAAAGCAGCTCATCAA ATGCTCGTCGATGGCGCCCTACACTATAGTCCAACTTGGCTCAACGTCGGGGCGATTGGTGGTCCACGAGATCAGCGTCTGTTCAAGAATAGCGTCGCTTCTACCAACGGAGATCAAACAGGTCGACGAGAGGATTGTCTCTGTCAGCTGGACATTGGACGGAAATTTGCTGGTCAGCGACACGTTGGGAAGCGTTTGGCTGATGACGAGCGATGGAAGGAGACGCAATATGATCATCCGAAGCGATTTGACGCCGGCGCACGTTGCCGGTCGGAAAACACCGATGGTTGTGGCAGTTCAAGGAGGGATTCTCGTGGTCAACGCGAACTCCCGAATACGG TTTTACAGAAGATCATCATCAGAACACCGGCAAAGCGACGTGGTTTGGGAGTCGCGATGGGAACTCAGGGCTCCTTCACATCCCACCAAGGCGACAGTGCACTGGCAAAGGAATAGCGTTATCTTCTATGGCGAGCGCGGTGACTTTTGGGAAATACCACTCGATGATTACAGCAAAGCTCCGGTCCTCGACCTGAAGTACAGCCATGGATCCGGCTACCTGGTTATCGCATGGGCTTACCCTGGAGCCCAGATGATCACGTCGTTTGACAAATTCGGGCAGTTGAATGCCTTCGAGCCAGCGACTGGTATTTGCACGGGAAAACTTTCTCTGAAAGACGAGGGTCAAG TTCTATGCGTCGTGTCCCACCCTGACATACCGATTATCGCGATGACCACCGATGCTGGAAAGTGCTTGCTGATCAGCTTGTACAGGGTGGCCGACCCTGTCCTGCTCACGTCGTTTCACCTGCACGAGCAGCCCCTGGACAACGTTAAATTCTCGTACTGTGGCGGACTGCTGGGAGTCGCGAGTTCGAGAAGcggagatttttttctcatcaaagGAGAGCCGGGGTCTCAGATGTACGTGCAAAGCTATCTGGAGACGCGAAAACAG GCAGTAGATTTTCTGCTCTACGAAGACGCGGACGGAGGCGCCAGGCTTCTGGTACTTGTGGTAACGAGTACCGCTGCGACAGTCGGTGATATGATCATCGTGTACACCCGTAAACCTGGAGAGAATCTTTTtgcggaagaaaaatacgcGGTTGAGCTACTGAACGCATTTAAATCGCTaaattacggtccgagacATTCCAGCGACGTCATCGGGGCTCCTTATCTATCCAGGCAACTACACAGGCTGGAGATCCAG AGCGACTTCAAAGGTATTCGTCTCATCCAGGCTCTGCCTTCCGGCCATCAACTACGAAATCCTTGGGTTTACACAGACCGTCATCACGTGGTGACGGCCGGTTATGACGGCCTGGTTATCGTCAGAGATGGAGTTAACCTCGAGAAGGTAATCGCGATGTTCGCACCGCATCATCGCCAAGAAGGCGGAACGAGAATGGCCATAGCTTCACCCTGCGGCTCAATGATCCTATCTCTCGGCCGAAACGGAACTTTGGTGGTTACCGAACTAAG CTATCGTGAACCAAATGCCAGAGTGCTGAATAAAGCAAATGTCAAGCTGGATTCCTCGGAGACCCAACGCATGTTCTCCAAGCCGACGTGGGGATTCGTACCGGAGGATATCGAGGACGAAGGTAAAAGCTGGGTCGCATGCCAGGAGGCGATCAAGGACCGGACGGAAAAACGACTGTCGATTGCGGCCAGGAACGCCATCATGAATGACTTCGAGAAATTGAAAGCCCAG GTAAAGGCTCTGCTGGACGCGAACGAGAAAGCAGATCCCAAGGAACAGTTACCCGTACTGGAGTTCGATCTGGACAAGAAAGGCAGAGAGCTTAAGATTCAGAATGCTGCTAAGGATCGTGAAGAACTGAAGGTTTGGACGGAGAAACAGATACTTGAGGAGGAGAGGGTGGTTTCTTTCGTACTGAAAACATGCTGGAAGCCTATGATGGTACAAGCTCGGTCTATTCGTGCCATATTTGGCGATACGTGCGTCGACAATTACCCACTGGCGTTGAAGAACGGGGACCAAGAGAAAGAGCACAAGTGGGCCCACTACGCGAAGACACTCTCCCTCGAAATATCTAA CCTTGACCCTCCATCCGGATCTgcacaaagagaaaaaactgtCTCAGTGTTTGAGCTGAGCAATGAAGTCGGTGATGATGCAGAAAACGAGGTACACCGCGTTCGGAGAACGGAAGCCCTCGCGATGACGGGGACCACCACACATCGATGGGTAGCACGCGATCCCATCCATTTCAATCAGCTCCAGACGTACAACTACATCCAGGGAGCGATGGAGTGCGTTTTTATACGAGAAGAGATTGACAAGCTGAAA ATTCACTTCAACAAACTATTCGACGAAATGATGTCCACAAAGGAGCAACAGATGACTGAAATCGCTCAAAGGATATCAAAACTGAGACACGTCGCCAACGAACTTTTAACTATGTTCAGACTGAACTGTAAAGCTGAAATTATGCCGGACCCCGTCTGGGACCAAACGGAGAAACCGGAGACCATAATTGTTGTCACTGACGAAGAGATCTCAGTCAGACCGTACATGACAccagaagaaaagaaaatccaGGAGATGGAGCGTTTCCAGGAAGAAGAACGCCAGCTGGAACTGATGGCGGATGACTTCCGTGAAAAGACTCTTATGGAGACTATGGACGGACTTTTGGAAGTCAA GTGGGAAGATGACGTCAAGAAGGACGTGCCGAAACCTTTGTGCTTGCTCGAGAAGGATCCTGCCCATTATACCGAGGAGGAGGTCAAAGAGATAATGGCCTACGAGGACAAGGTTCAGAAGCTCAATATCGAACGTGACCGGTATAGAGAATTACTTGAAGAGGAGTTTCGTCAGACTACGA GCAGCATTGAAGAGAGCATTAAAGTGTTCAACGAAAAGCTGGACGCCTTCTCGGTTGAGAAGGTAAAGCTGGAATCCGCGATTCTTCAGGAAACCTTGCGACTACTTCGTTCCAAATGGAGAGACCTCGAGAAGACGCGTCGAATGGAGAAGATACTGGATCTAAAAGACAACGAACTTATACCAGCGACGAGATACAGTCAGGAATTAATGGACGAGCTGGCAACGCTGGAGGTGGCAGTAGCGGACCTGAGGAACCGATACGAGGCACTATGTAAGCGAGAAAAGACTATGGACGATAAGTTTCGGGGTGAATTCGTCGACCTGAAGCCCCCGATTGTCGAGCACTTGGCAAGACACTACAAAAAACGTCCGAAAGCGGGAAAGACCTGCACGTGTACGTCGATTACCTTCCTCACAGAAATTGGCAGATGTGTCATCACCGGAGACTCGCCCGAGGTCTTGCCTTCCGAAAGCATCGAGTTTTTGAAGGGTCTGCACCGCCTTGACATCATGCCAAGCAACCTGCCACCCCAAATTGACGGGAACCATTGGAGTTACCTTTGCAAGTTGAGAAGGACCAAAATCGAAACAGAGATACGG GTGAAATGCTGCGCAGTGGAACTTGCCGAGGCTGAGCAAACCGTCGCTTTGTATCAGAGAATGATCGTTACCAATCAAAATCGCATTGTTCAGCTGAAGGAGGCCTTGAGGGAACATCGTGTATCTAGGCAAAGGTTTGTCGAAGACATGGAGGTTCAGCTGGTGTTAAAGATGGGACAGGTCGAGGTCCCCGTTCTCCTTGGCAAAGTCAGCGACTTCGCCGAGGCGGTTTTAGTACCTGCGGAAGAGGTGAACGCCGTAAACGTCGCCATAATGAAAGAAGGACGGCTGAAACTTTCCGCTATGAAAAGAACGATGAGTTTTCGCAGAATAATTGTTTGCAAGGAGTGGCGACACGCTTACATGTGTAAATCATTGGAGGATCTCAAGGCAGAGGTCAAAGTCCTCGAGGACGTGAAG GTAACTAAGGAGATACAAGAGTACACGCGAAAGTTCGCTACTAACGCCTTGAAGGATAAGGACGTGAAAATAACATTCGAGAGAGACATCGAATCGTTGAATCAA TGGTATAGGAGGATGGTCGAGGCTGAAAGGAACAATCTAGAGAAGATAAGGACGACGATAAAGTATCGGAGAAGAGAAAACGTGCGGCTGGACGCGATGATAGAAAGGATAAGCCTGGCAAACGCTCGTGATTCTGCGCATGTTAAGAAAGAAGCGATGGACAAAGAGAATAAATTCACAAAGGATAGAATGGAGGCTATCATGAAGAGGACTAGATTGGTTAAGGACGTGCAAGATAGCTACAACGAGCTCCTCGTCTTGCAATCCGAATTAGAACTCCTTAGGCTCAAGACCTATCCTACGTTGAGATTCAAGTCTGAAGGTCGGAAAGAACTCGCGACAAGTACGACTAGATCTGCTCGTATGAATAGATAA
- the LOC124307856 gene encoding uncharacterized protein LOC124307856: MTKKQQGLRLAILAATLLATVVNTTGSSEASNSSLPTNHKPSAFVVQESFKPSVNNTLLKMEARINVEDGLDLTQFEAKESLRKPLTVSLPVKTGVSYVTAVSEPRISSLAEPQREGEVFEESKYSGPVSPAIPEDRGLRAANIAGKDSYLDALAHSRTSKDDKEGVVPVNGLRINGPKIFRRDYSEGPVYRPESDRYGAPPKNQGPVYGPPDFEDPTEPAPIQPTFFPTPSNSFSLPEHSFDSFDPSTGYGSPSPPRGKPQTLYGAPQPSYGAPQPSYGVPQAPQNSYGPPSASYGPPPPQNVYGPPSIGYQPVQGPQQGEARGYGPPAPTYGAPYALPGMPSLPSIPMIDFTWPFALKLNAFTLAKIILKLVIFKLIVKFIAIICLLLFIPKLETSKKDDKQEDDYEGRDDSTFPPLADGAMDRLNFLTAMVMGSIDKQYEENEKKDCTSFTCRFRRALTSGESWADYLRLFNSYAVEEVRKVEEKERARHETKKS; encoded by the exons ATGACGAAAAAACAACAAGGATTACGACTGGCAATTTTAGCCGCGACGCTCTTGGCGACTGTCGTAAATACGACGGGATCTTCAGAAGCGTCCAATTCCAGTCTGCCAACGAACCACAAGCCAAGTGCTTTCGTCGTGCAAGAAAGCTTTAAGCCAAGCGTGAACAACACATTGTTGAAAATGGAGGCAAGAATAAACGTCGAGGACGGTCTAGACCTTACGCAATTCGAAGCAAAGGAGAGCTTGCGGAAGCCGTTGACTGTCTCGTTGCCGGTGAAAACCGGCGTCTCGTATGTAACGGCGGTCTCAGAGCCACGAATATCGTCTCTCGCGGAGCCGCAGCGAGAGGGCGAAGTATTCGAGGAATCAAAATACTCGGGCCCCGTTTCCCCAGCTATCCCAGAGGACAGGGGACTCCGTGCGGCGAACATTGCCGGAAAGGACAGCTACCTTGACGCCCTCGCACATTCCCGGACCAGCAAGGATGACAAGGAGGGTGTCGTGCCGGTGAACGGCCTCAGAATCAACGGGCCCAAAATCTTCCGCAGAGACTACAGCGAAGGCCCCGTTTACCGTCCCGAATCCGATCGCTACGGCGCTCCTCCGAAGAACCAAGGCCCCGTTTACGGTCCCCCCGATTTTGAAGATCCCACCGAGCCCGCTCCGATCCAGCCGACGTTCTTCCCGACCCCCAGCAACTCCTTCTCGCTACCGGAACACTCCTTCGACAGCTTCGACCCCTCTACTGGATACGGAAGCCCTTCACCCCCCCGCGGAAAGCCGCAGACGTTATATGGGGCCCCTCAACCATCTTACGGAGCCCCTCAACCATCCTACGGAGTCCCGCAAGCTCCGCAGAACAGTTATGGGCCCCCTTCGGCCAGCTATGGCCCACCACCACCACAGAACGTCTATGGTCCACCAAGCATCGGTTATCAGCCGGTTCAGGGTCCTCAGCAAGGTGAGGCCAGAG GCTACGGTCCTCCGGCCCCGACTTACGGGGCACCCTATGCTTTGCCGGGAATGCCGAGTCTGCCCTCGATTCCAATGATAGACTTCACCTGGCCCTTTGCGCTGAAGCTGAACGCTTTCACTCTGGCAAAGATAATATTGAAGCTCGTGATATTCAAGCTCATCGTTAAATTCATTGCTATCATTTGCTTACTGCTGTTTATACCGAAGTTGGAAACCAGCAAGAAGGACGATAAGCAGGAAGACGACTATGAGGGTCGCG ATGATTCAACTTTTCCCCCTTTAGCTGACGGAGCTATGGATCGTCTCAATTTCCTCACTGCTATGGTGATGGGCTCCATCGACAAGCAGtacgaagaaaatgaaaaaaaggattGCACATCCTTCACGTGTCGATTTAGGAGAGCGCTTACTTCCGGCGAATCTTGGGCCGATTATCTCCGGCTCTTCAATAGCTACGCAGTCGAGGAGGTGCGGAAAgtcgaagaaaaagaacgGGCTCGGCACGAAACGAAGAAGTCGTGA